The Mixophyes fleayi isolate aMixFle1 chromosome 1, aMixFle1.hap1, whole genome shotgun sequence genome includes a region encoding these proteins:
- the LOC142103918 gene encoding nicotinamide N-methyltransferase-like has translation MDSCTSPLTYYNNHAFKTKQYLETYCSATVDKEILQEFNVYPMEKLHRVFSSEHIGRDTLIDISGGHILFQLFPVCKFFKEVIILEHNDQCIKELRKWMSNDPDAHDWSYASKLAMELDTSKSYQDIEDMLRSKVKRIVPCDLAKDNPTSPIELPKANCVLCVRTLEAISEDLNAYRRNLKNMSSLLKVGGHLILLADINASFYKIGDDKYHILNYDEGFLTKALKDEGYVTTCFETIGKVSSSDLCDLEKTVFVVAQKQ, from the exons ATGGATTCCTGCACCAGTCCTCTGACATATTACAATAATCatgcatttaaaacaaaacaatatcttGAAACATATTGTTCAGCTACAGTGGATAAAGAAATTTTACAGGAATTTAATGTATATCCAATGGAAAAGCTTCATAGGGTATTTTCCTCAG AACATATTGGCAGAGATACCCTGATTGATATAAGTGGTGGTCATATCCTCTTTCAACTGTTTCCAGTCTGTAAGTTCTTTAAAGAAGTTATAATACTAGAACATAATGACCAATGCATCAAGGAACTGAGAAAGTGGATGAGTAATGATCCAGATGCCCATGATTGGTCTTATGCCTCAAAACTTGCGATGGAGCTAGACacaag TAAAAGCTATCAGGACATAGAAGATATGCTAAGAAGTAAAGTGAAACGTATTGTGCCATGCGATCTTGCCAAGGACAACCCTACATCTCCTATAGAGCTACCAAAGGCAAACTGTGTCCTATGTGTGCGGACTCTGGAAGCTATTAGTGAAGATCTCAACGCTTACCGCAGAAACCTGAAAAATATGTCATCTCTTCTTAAAGTCGGGGGACACTTAATACTGTTAGCAGATATCAACGCTTCTTTTTATAAGATCGGGGATGATAAGTACCACATCTTAAATTATGATGAAGGCTTTTTAACAAAAGCTCTAAAAGATGAAGGGTATGTAActacatgttttgaaactataggaaaggtatcatccTCTGATCTCTGTGACCTTGAAAAAACAGTTTTTGTTGTTGCCCAAAAACAGTGA